The nucleotide sequence GTCGAGGATCACGGCCTTGAAGCGGTTCATGGTCGACTTCGAGGAGGTCGACGAGGCATTGATGGCCTTGAGCCGCTGCAGCGGATCGGTGATGTCGGTGGCCAGGCTCACGAGGATCATGCTGGCCTGGTTGTTGGCCGTGTCGTCGCCGGCCTCGCGCAGGCTCACGGGCACGCCCGCCACCAGCGGCTTGGCCGGCAGCTCGTTGTTGTCGGCCAGGTAGTGGCGCAGCGCGCCGGCCACGGTGGCCATCACCACGTCGTTGAGCGACACGCCGAAGTGCTTGGCGATGTACTTGGTCTCGGCCAGCGAGATGGTGCGGCCCGCGAAGGTGCGCTGGTTGGTGATCGAGACGTTGAGCGAGGTGCGCGGCGCGAACAGATTGAACTTCTTCGGCGCCGTGGTCGTGAGCTTCTCGGCCGCCTTCTCGTCGGGCTTGGCCAGCCCGCTGATGGCACGCACGATGGCCGGCGCCATCTTGAACAGCTTGACGTACTGCTGCGCCGTGTTGCGCAGCGCGGCGCTCGCGAGTTCGGCCATGCCGAGCTGGTAGCCGCTGTTGCGCGGGCGCGAGCGCGGCGGCTTCACCACGCGGCCCGTGGCCTCGAGGTCGAAGATGGCCTTGCCCACTTCCACGCCGGCCTGGCCGTCGATGCCCGCGTGGTGCACCTTGGTGTAGAGCGCGACCTGGCCGCTCTTCAGGCCGTCGATGATGTAGAACTCCCACATCGGCCGGCTGCGGTCGATCAGCGAGGAGTGCAGCCGCGCGACGTACTGCTGCAACTGGCGATTGGTGCCGGGCCGCGGCAGCGAGATGTGGCGCACGTGGTAGTCGAGGTCGATGTCGTCGTCCTCCACCCACACCGGGTTGGTCATGTCGAAGGGCATCAGCGCGAGCTTGCGCGTGAACACGTCGGCCAGGTGGATGCGGCTGGCCATGAACTGCTTCGCGTCCTCGTAGAAGTCGCCCTTGTAGCCCTTGGGCAGGTCGAGCACGTTGAGCGAGCCCACGTGCATCGGCATCTCCGGCGTTTCCAGATGCAGGAAGGTGGCATCGAGACCGCTCAGGTGTTTCATGTGTTGTGTCTCCTAGGTCGTGGAATGCCGTCGCATTCGGCTTCGGCAGGATACCGTGCGGCCGCTGCGCCGGGGGGCCGCGCCCTTCAGTGTTTCCACCGGGGAGCGCACCCGGGTTTGCACCGAGCGATGTTCTGGGACCGTCCACCGGTAATGCGAAAGTCCATGGATCGATGTCCGTCACGGTGCGTTCGTACACTGTGTCCATGACCTCTTCCCCCCGCCCGCAAGCGCAAGACCAAGACCCCTTCCTCTGGCTCGAGGACATCGACGGCACGCAGTCCCTCGACTGGGCCAAGGCCCGCAACGCCGAGACGGTGCAGCGCCACGCGCAGTCGGCGCGCTTCAGGCAGATCGAGCAAGGCCTGCTCGAGGTGCTCGACTCCGACGACCGCATCCCGATGGTCTACAAGGTCGACACCCTCTACTACAACTTCTGGCGCGACAAGGCCCATCCCAAGGGCCTGTGGCGCCGCACCACGCTCGAGGAATACCGCAAGCCGCAACCGGCCTGGGAGACGGTGCTCGACCTCGACGCGCTGGCCGCGGCCGAGGGCGAGAACTGGGTCTGGCACGGCGCCGATTGGCTCTACCCCGGCTATGGCCGCTGCCTGCTGTCGCTCTCGCGCGGCGGCGCCGATGCCGACGTGGTGCGCGAGTTCGACCCGGTGCGCAAGGCCTTCGTCGAGGGCGGCTTCGCACTGCCGGAAGCCAAGAACACGGTGGCCTGGAAGGACATCGACCACCTCTACGTGGCCACCGACTTCGGCCCGGGCTCGATGACCACCTCGAGCTATCCGCGCATCGTGAAGGAATGGAAGCGCGGCACGCCGCTGGCCGAGGCCGTCACGGTCTACGAGGCCGACACCGAGGACCTCTCGGCCTCGGGCTGGCGCGACGCCACGCCGGGCTTCGAGCGCGACTTCGTCTCGCGCGCCATCGACTTCTACGACAGCGAGACCTGGGTGCGCGCGGCCGACGGCACGCTCGCCAAGATCGAGGTGCCCGACGACGCGGTGGTCGACGTCACGCGCGAATGGCTGCTGATCGAGCCGCGCAGCGACTGGGAGGTGGGCGGCGCCAGCTACAAGGCCGGCTCGCTGCTGGCCGCGAACTTCGACGCCTACATGGCCGGCGCGCGCGAACTCACCCTGCTGTTCGAACCCACCGACACCAGCGCGCTCGACAGCCATTCGTGGACGCGCCATCACCTGATCGTGAACGCGATGCACGACGTGGTGAACCGCATCGAGGTGCTCACGCCGCCGGCCGACGGCCAGGGCCCGTGGCAGCGCGAGAGCCTGGGCGGCGCGCCCGCGCTGTCGACCATCGCGGCCGGCGCCATCGACGAGGACGAGAACGACGACTACTTCCTCACCGTGAGCGGCTTCCTGCAGCCGACCACGCTCTACATCGGCACCCTGGGCCAGGGCGAGGCCGAGCCGCTCAAGCACAGCCCGGGCTTCTTCGACGCCTCGCGCTACACGGTCAGCCAGCACTTCGCGCGCTCGCAGGACGGCACGCGCGTGCCCTACTTCGAGATCGCGCCCAGGGACCTGGTGGCCAACGGCCGCAACCCGACCCTGCAGTACGCCTACGGCGGCTTCGAGATCTCGCTCACGCCCAGCTACAGCGGCGGCATCGGCCGCGCCTGGCTCGAGCAGGGCGGCGTGTACGTGGTGGCCAACATCCGCGGCGGCGGCGAATACGGCCCGCGCTGGCACCAGGCCGCGCTGCAGCAGAACCGCCTGCGCAGCAGCGAGGACTTCGCAGCCGTGTCCGAGGACCTGATCGCGCGCGGCATCACCTCGCCCGCGCACCTGGGTGCCATGGGCGGCAGCAACGGCGGCCTGCTGATGGGCAACATGCTCACGCGCCATCCGGAGCTCTATGGCGCCATCGTGAGCGAGGTCGCGCTGCTCGACATGCGTCGCTACACGCAGCTGTCGGCCGGCGCCTCGTGGATCGCCGAGTACGGCGACCCCGAAGTGCCCGAGGAGTGGGAATGGATCCGCCACTTCTCGCCCTACGAGAACGCGAAGCCCGGCGCCAAGTACCCGCCCTCGCTGTTCACCACCTCGACGCGCGACGACCGCGTGGGTCCGGTGCATGCGCGCAAGATGCATGCGAAGCTGGCCGCGCAGGGCCACGACACGGCCTTCTACGAGAACCTCGAGGGCGGCCACAGCGCGGCCTCGGACAACAAGCAGTCCGCGTTCATGGACGCGCTGGGCTACGCCTACCTGTGGGACCACCTGGAGACCTGAGATGAACAACGCCGGCACCACCCTCGAACTGATCGGCGCGCCCACCGACGTCGGCGCCAGCGTGCGCGGCGCGGGCATGGGCCCCGATGCGCTGCGCGTGGCGGGGCTGGCGGAGGCACTGGTGCGCCAGGGCTTCGCGCTGGTCGACCGCGGCAATCTCGCGGGCCCGGCCACGCCCTGGGCGCCGCCGGCCAACGGGCTGCGCCATCTCGACGAGGTGATCGCCTGGAACCGCGCGGTGTACGCGGCGGTCGACGAGGTGCTGGGCGCGGGTCACGTGCCGCTGATGCTGGGCGGCGACCACTGCCTGGCGATCGGCTCGATCAGCGCGGTGGCCTGGCATGCGCGCAAGCGCGGCCGCAAGCTGCGCGTGCTGTGGCTCGACGCGCATTCCGACGTCAACACCGAGACCACCAGCCCCAGCGGCAACCTGCACGGCATGCCGGTGTCGTGCCTGCTGGGCCACGGGCCCGCGGTGCTGACCGGCTGGAGCGGCGAGCGCGCGGCGCTGCCGCCCGAGGCGATCCGCTTCATCGGCATCCGCAGCGTCGATGCCGACGAGAAGGAGGCGATCCGCACGCTGGGCCTCCACGTGTTCGACATGCGTCACATCGACGAGCACGGCATGCGCACCACCATGACCGAGGCGCTGCAGGACGTGGACGAGGACACGCACCTGCACGTGAGCTTCGACCTCGACTGCCTCGACCCGAACATCGCACCCGGCGTGGGCACCGGCGTGCGCGGCGGACCGACCTACCGCGAGATGCAGCTGTGCATGGAGATGATCGCCGACACCGGCCGGCTCGGCTCGGTCGACGTGGTCGAACTCAATCCCGCGCTCGACGTGCGCAACCAGACAGCCGAGATCGCGGTGGAACTGATCGAGAGCCTGTTCGGCAAATCGACGCTGGTGCGTTAGGCCGCGACGCGCGTCGCCTGCAGCGCGCGCAGATCTTCGAGCAGCAGCGCGAGCGGTGCCGCCAGCAGCGGCCGGGCCGCGTCGTCGCGCGACGCATGGCGCGCCGCGAGCCGCTCGAGCACCGACAGATCGGGCGCCATGCCCTTGCCTTCGAGCGCATCCGCCAGCGCGGCGAGCGCGCCGGCCGAGGCGCGCGCGGCCTTCGCGGTCTCTTCGTTCGATGCCGGCTGCTGCGGCCCGATGGCACGGCCGAGCAGTGCCACGTCCTGCATCAGCCGCGCCATGGTGCGCGCGCGCTGCCGAT is from Variovorax paradoxus and encodes:
- a CDS encoding wax ester/triacylglycerol synthase family O-acyltransferase gives rise to the protein MKHLSGLDATFLHLETPEMPMHVGSLNVLDLPKGYKGDFYEDAKQFMASRIHLADVFTRKLALMPFDMTNPVWVEDDDIDLDYHVRHISLPRPGTNRQLQQYVARLHSSLIDRSRPMWEFYIIDGLKSGQVALYTKVHHAGIDGQAGVEVGKAIFDLEATGRVVKPPRSRPRNSGYQLGMAELASAALRNTAQQYVKLFKMAPAIVRAISGLAKPDEKAAEKLTTTAPKKFNLFAPRTSLNVSITNQRTFAGRTISLAETKYIAKHFGVSLNDVVMATVAGALRHYLADNNELPAKPLVAGVPVSLREAGDDTANNQASMILVSLATDITDPLQRLKAINASSTSSKSTMNRFKAVILDDFPTFAAPWLVSGIASMVGRSGLVNMLPPAANVAISNVAGAPFPMYFAGALVTCYYPVSIASHGTALNVTVQSYNGRMDYGLIACRRAVPDITEIGDYLLAEHKLLMELTQKHPSVAGAPAPKPAAVVEAPADAEPVVKAAAKKAPARKAAAKKTPAAKKAPAKKAAAKTAAKAAPKPAAKPTAKTPARKAPARKSAPRAAAAAA
- a CDS encoding S9 family peptidase; the encoded protein is MTSSPRPQAQDQDPFLWLEDIDGTQSLDWAKARNAETVQRHAQSARFRQIEQGLLEVLDSDDRIPMVYKVDTLYYNFWRDKAHPKGLWRRTTLEEYRKPQPAWETVLDLDALAAAEGENWVWHGADWLYPGYGRCLLSLSRGGADADVVREFDPVRKAFVEGGFALPEAKNTVAWKDIDHLYVATDFGPGSMTTSSYPRIVKEWKRGTPLAEAVTVYEADTEDLSASGWRDATPGFERDFVSRAIDFYDSETWVRAADGTLAKIEVPDDAVVDVTREWLLIEPRSDWEVGGASYKAGSLLAANFDAYMAGARELTLLFEPTDTSALDSHSWTRHHLIVNAMHDVVNRIEVLTPPADGQGPWQRESLGGAPALSTIAAGAIDEDENDDYFLTVSGFLQPTTLYIGTLGQGEAEPLKHSPGFFDASRYTVSQHFARSQDGTRVPYFEIAPRDLVANGRNPTLQYAYGGFEISLTPSYSGGIGRAWLEQGGVYVVANIRGGGEYGPRWHQAALQQNRLRSSEDFAAVSEDLIARGITSPAHLGAMGGSNGGLLMGNMLTRHPELYGAIVSEVALLDMRRYTQLSAGASWIAEYGDPEVPEEWEWIRHFSPYENAKPGAKYPPSLFTTSTRDDRVGPVHARKMHAKLAAQGHDTAFYENLEGGHSAASDNKQSAFMDALGYAYLWDHLET
- the rocF gene encoding arginase, whose product is MNNAGTTLELIGAPTDVGASVRGAGMGPDALRVAGLAEALVRQGFALVDRGNLAGPATPWAPPANGLRHLDEVIAWNRAVYAAVDEVLGAGHVPLMLGGDHCLAIGSISAVAWHARKRGRKLRVLWLDAHSDVNTETTSPSGNLHGMPVSCLLGHGPAVLTGWSGERAALPPEAIRFIGIRSVDADEKEAIRTLGLHVFDMRHIDEHGMRTTMTEALQDVDEDTHLHVSFDLDCLDPNIAPGVGTGVRGGPTYREMQLCMEMIADTGRLGSVDVVELNPALDVRNQTAEIAVELIESLFGKSTLVR